One window of the Mixophyes fleayi isolate aMixFle1 chromosome 6, aMixFle1.hap1, whole genome shotgun sequence genome contains the following:
- the NDUFV1 gene encoding NADH dehydrogenase [ubiquinone] flavoprotein 1, mitochondrial isoform X1, protein MPSPARMMLSVRHIFRLSLPSPAPAVTFARFNSTAPEQAPKKTKFGPLSDEDRIFTNLYGRHDWRLKGAMSRGDWYKTKEILLKGVDWILGEIKTSGLRGRGGAGFPTGLKWSFMNKPSDGRPKYLVVNADEGEPGTCKDREIMRHDPHKLVEGCLVAGRSMGARAAYIYIRGEFYNEASNLQVAIKEAYTAGLIGRNACGSGFDFDVFVVRGAGAYICGEETALIESIEGKQGKPRLKPPFPADVGVFGCPTTVANVETVSVAPTICRRGGSWFAGFGRERNSGTKLFNISGHVNSPCTVEEEMSIPLKELIERHAGGVIGGWDNLLAVIPGGSSTPLIPRSVCDTVLMDFDALIQAQTGLGTAALIVMDKSTDIVRAIARLIEFYKHESCGQCTPCREGVDWMNKVIWRMCKGNAREAEIDMLWEISKQIEGHTICALGDGAAWPVQGLIRHFRPELEERIKQFHAAKRQQASN, encoded by the exons AT GCCATCTCCTGCCAGAATGATGCTGTCTGTCCGACACATCTTTCGTTTGTCCCTTCCCTCTCCTGCTCCAGCTGTCACTTTTGCAAGATTTAACTCTACAGCACCTGAGCAG GCACCAAAGAAGACAAAGTTTGGGCCCTTAAGTGATGAGGATCGAATTTTCACAAATCTATATGGCCGTCATGATTGGAG GTTGAAGGGGGCTATGAGCCGTGGTGACTGGTACAAGACCAAGGAAATTCTACTGAAAGGAGTGGATTGGATATTGGGAGAGATAAAAACTTCCGGCCTGCGTGGAAGGGGGGGTGCTGGATTCCCTACAGGACTCAAATGGAGCTTTATGAACAAACCATCTGATGGGCG GCCAAAATATCTTGTGGTcaatgcagatgaaggggaaccaGGGACCTGTAAGGACCGCGAGATCATGAGACATGATCCCCACAAGTTGGTGGAGGGTTGTCTGGTGGCTGGTCGCAGCATGGGTGCAAGAGCTGCTTACATCTACATCCGAGGAGAGTTCTACAATGAGGCATCCAACCTACAG GTGGCCATCAAAGAGGCATATACTGCAGGACTTATTGGACGCAATGCTTGTGGCTCAGGATTTGATTTTGATGTGTTCGTGGTGAGAGGAGCTGGAGCGTATATTTGTGGAGAGGAGACCGCTTTAATTGAAAGCATTGAAGGAAAGCAAGGGAAACCCCGCCTCAAGCCTCCTTTCCCTGCTGATGTTG GAGTCTTTGGCTGCCCAACAACTGTTGCTAATGTAGAGACTGTTTCTGTGGCTCCCACCATCTGCCGGCGTGGAGGCTCCTGGTTTGCCGGTTTCGGTCGGGAAAGAAATTCTGGAACCAAACTGTTCAACATCTCCGGACATGTGAACAGTCCGTGCACTGTAGAGGAAGAGATGTCTATCCCACTGAAGGAGCTCATAGAAAGACATGCAG GTGGTGTTATCGGTGGCTGGGATAACCTGCTTGCTGTAATTCCTGGAGGCTCCTCCACCCCTCTCATCCCACGTTCTGTCTGTGACACTGTCCTCATGGACTTTGATGCTCTTATACAGGCACAGACTGGTCTTGGCACTGCTGCATTAATTGTAATGGATAAATCG ACAGACATTGTTCGGGCTATTGCGCGCCTCATCGAGTTCTATAAACATGAAAGCTGTGGTCAGTGCACGCCCTGCAGAGAAG GGGTCGACTGGATGAATAAGGTCATATGGCGTATGTGTAAAGGAAATGCCCGTGAAGCAGAAATCGATATGTTGTGGGAGATCAGCAAGCAAATCGAGGGCCACACCATCTGTGCATTGGGAGATGGCGCAGCATGGCCTGTACAG GGTTTGATCCGCCATTTCCGCCCAGAGTTGGAAGAACGAATTAAACAGTTTCATGCAGCAAAGAGACAGCAGGCCAGCAACTGA
- the NDUFV1 gene encoding NADH dehydrogenase [ubiquinone] flavoprotein 1, mitochondrial isoform X2: MMLSVRHIFRLSLPSPAPAVTFARFNSTAPEQAPKKTKFGPLSDEDRIFTNLYGRHDWRLKGAMSRGDWYKTKEILLKGVDWILGEIKTSGLRGRGGAGFPTGLKWSFMNKPSDGRPKYLVVNADEGEPGTCKDREIMRHDPHKLVEGCLVAGRSMGARAAYIYIRGEFYNEASNLQVAIKEAYTAGLIGRNACGSGFDFDVFVVRGAGAYICGEETALIESIEGKQGKPRLKPPFPADVGVFGCPTTVANVETVSVAPTICRRGGSWFAGFGRERNSGTKLFNISGHVNSPCTVEEEMSIPLKELIERHAGGVIGGWDNLLAVIPGGSSTPLIPRSVCDTVLMDFDALIQAQTGLGTAALIVMDKSTDIVRAIARLIEFYKHESCGQCTPCREGVDWMNKVIWRMCKGNAREAEIDMLWEISKQIEGHTICALGDGAAWPVQGLIRHFRPELEERIKQFHAAKRQQASN; this comes from the exons ATGATGCTGTCTGTCCGACACATCTTTCGTTTGTCCCTTCCCTCTCCTGCTCCAGCTGTCACTTTTGCAAGATTTAACTCTACAGCACCTGAGCAG GCACCAAAGAAGACAAAGTTTGGGCCCTTAAGTGATGAGGATCGAATTTTCACAAATCTATATGGCCGTCATGATTGGAG GTTGAAGGGGGCTATGAGCCGTGGTGACTGGTACAAGACCAAGGAAATTCTACTGAAAGGAGTGGATTGGATATTGGGAGAGATAAAAACTTCCGGCCTGCGTGGAAGGGGGGGTGCTGGATTCCCTACAGGACTCAAATGGAGCTTTATGAACAAACCATCTGATGGGCG GCCAAAATATCTTGTGGTcaatgcagatgaaggggaaccaGGGACCTGTAAGGACCGCGAGATCATGAGACATGATCCCCACAAGTTGGTGGAGGGTTGTCTGGTGGCTGGTCGCAGCATGGGTGCAAGAGCTGCTTACATCTACATCCGAGGAGAGTTCTACAATGAGGCATCCAACCTACAG GTGGCCATCAAAGAGGCATATACTGCAGGACTTATTGGACGCAATGCTTGTGGCTCAGGATTTGATTTTGATGTGTTCGTGGTGAGAGGAGCTGGAGCGTATATTTGTGGAGAGGAGACCGCTTTAATTGAAAGCATTGAAGGAAAGCAAGGGAAACCCCGCCTCAAGCCTCCTTTCCCTGCTGATGTTG GAGTCTTTGGCTGCCCAACAACTGTTGCTAATGTAGAGACTGTTTCTGTGGCTCCCACCATCTGCCGGCGTGGAGGCTCCTGGTTTGCCGGTTTCGGTCGGGAAAGAAATTCTGGAACCAAACTGTTCAACATCTCCGGACATGTGAACAGTCCGTGCACTGTAGAGGAAGAGATGTCTATCCCACTGAAGGAGCTCATAGAAAGACATGCAG GTGGTGTTATCGGTGGCTGGGATAACCTGCTTGCTGTAATTCCTGGAGGCTCCTCCACCCCTCTCATCCCACGTTCTGTCTGTGACACTGTCCTCATGGACTTTGATGCTCTTATACAGGCACAGACTGGTCTTGGCACTGCTGCATTAATTGTAATGGATAAATCG ACAGACATTGTTCGGGCTATTGCGCGCCTCATCGAGTTCTATAAACATGAAAGCTGTGGTCAGTGCACGCCCTGCAGAGAAG GGGTCGACTGGATGAATAAGGTCATATGGCGTATGTGTAAAGGAAATGCCCGTGAAGCAGAAATCGATATGTTGTGGGAGATCAGCAAGCAAATCGAGGGCCACACCATCTGTGCATTGGGAGATGGCGCAGCATGGCCTGTACAG GGTTTGATCCGCCATTTCCGCCCAGAGTTGGAAGAACGAATTAAACAGTTTCATGCAGCAAAGAGACAGCAGGCCAGCAACTGA